In one window of Methanosarcina vacuolata Z-761 DNA:
- the pap gene encoding polyphosphate:AMP phosphotransferase, whose protein sequence is MLEKIDISKTITTAEYKKNQKAFKAILGELQRKAWDLKIPVILVFEGWHVSGMAEDINRFILSLDPRGYDFHTMTRPCYEELLKPFIVRYWSRVPVKGKIGIFDRSWYSRAIIECLEKNKSEEELGKYLEEINYFERQLADDGYLLIKVFLHISEKEHKERFKDLKKIDIPIFDEYEDEARPDLDFIHKYNEYMPLVEKILEKTDMPYAPWTIVEANDRNFATLKIMTTVIHAIEDSIEQATRTPAEQTLKYLDTETPEVPQLNNSILEKVELSKKMDTDEYKKSKKIYQQKLADLQYELFEKKRPLILVFEGWDAAGKGGNIYRFVENLNPRLYRVVPVGSPNDIEKAHHYLWRFCEGIPRAGHITIFDRSWYGRVMVERIESFCSEEEWKRAYREINEFEEILTQAGSIVIKFWLHIDQETQLERFNSRQHDPEKKWKITDEDWRNRSRWEDYKIAVDEMLQKTSTTNVQWIIVESNDKRYSRIKVLRSVVETIEKELKK, encoded by the coding sequence ATGCTTGAAAAAATAGATATCTCCAAGACAATAACAACTGCCGAGTACAAAAAAAATCAAAAAGCATTTAAAGCCATCCTCGGAGAACTACAGCGCAAAGCCTGGGATTTGAAGATACCTGTTATCCTCGTTTTCGAAGGCTGGCACGTGTCCGGAATGGCAGAGGATATCAATCGTTTTATTCTTTCTCTTGACCCCAGAGGATACGATTTTCATACCATGACCAGGCCCTGCTATGAAGAACTCCTTAAGCCCTTTATTGTACGCTACTGGTCTAGAGTTCCTGTGAAGGGAAAGATTGGAATCTTTGATAGAAGCTGGTACAGCAGGGCAATTATAGAGTGTCTGGAAAAGAACAAATCTGAAGAAGAACTGGGGAAATACCTGGAAGAAATAAACTATTTTGAGCGACAACTTGCCGATGATGGGTATCTTTTAATAAAAGTTTTCCTTCACATCAGTGAAAAAGAGCATAAAGAACGTTTTAAAGATCTTAAAAAAATTGATATCCCAATATTTGACGAGTATGAGGATGAAGCAAGACCGGACCTTGACTTCATCCATAAATACAATGAGTATATGCCGCTTGTCGAGAAGATCTTAGAGAAGACCGATATGCCTTATGCCCCCTGGACAATAGTGGAAGCTAATGACCGAAACTTTGCAACTTTAAAAATTATGACGACGGTCATCCATGCGATTGAAGACTCTATTGAACAGGCAACTAGAACACCGGCTGAACAGACCCTCAAATATCTTGATACGGAAACCCCAGAGGTCCCCCAGCTTAACAATTCCATTCTAGAAAAGGTTGAGCTTTCCAAAAAGATGGATACCGATGAATATAAAAAATCAAAAAAGATATACCAGCAAAAACTTGCAGACCTCCAGTATGAGCTTTTTGAGAAAAAACGTCCCCTGATTCTGGTCTTTGAAGGCTGGGACGCGGCTGGCAAAGGAGGAAACATTTACCGCTTTGTAGAAAATCTAAATCCCAGGCTTTACAGGGTAGTTCCTGTGGGTTCGCCAAATGACATCGAAAAAGCCCATCATTACCTCTGGCGTTTCTGTGAAGGAATCCCTCGAGCCGGCCATATAACAATTTTTGATCGGAGCTGGTATGGTCGCGTCATGGTAGAAAGAATTGAAAGCTTTTGCAGCGAGGAAGAATGGAAAAGAGCCTACAGGGAGATCAATGAATTTGAAGAAATCCTGACACAGGCCGGATCAATTGTAATTAAGTTCTGGCTTCACATTGATCAAGAAACTCAACTGGAACGTTTTAACAGTCGGCAACATGACCCTGAGAAAAAATGGAAAATTACAGACGAGGACTGGCGGAACAGAAGCAGATGGGAAGATTATAAAATCGCAGTCGATGAGATGCTTCAGAAAACAAGCACAACAAATGTCCAGTGGATTATTGTAGAATCAAACGACAAACGGTACTCCAGAATCAAAGTACTGAGAAGTGTTGTTGAAACCATTGAAAAAGAGCTGAAAAAATAA